Within Cellulophaga sp. L1A9, the genomic segment TCTTTTTCAGAAATATATACATTTACAATTAAACGAACAGTTTTTATTTGAAATAGAAATAATTCCCCTAATAACAAGTTTAATATGCCATTTATTGAAGAAAGCGATTTACTTGACTTACATAAGGACATCGATAAAGCTCAAATTCTTAATGAGCGCCTTTTAGATCAGATTAAGTTTAAGAATAAAGAACTTAAAAGAAATAAAATACAAAGAAATATTCTTGCAGGGGTTACAAGTGTATTTTTATTAGGAATTTTTGCATTGTATGTATTTAATGCAGGCAGAAGAAGTAGTGCCCCTGATAGCACTAATAATAAACTGGTTGTTTATGATTTAGATAGTTTAGATGCTATTAAGTCTAGAATGGATAATTTAAAATTGAAAAATGAGGAACTTAGTAATGTGAAGGAGTTTTACCTTGCTAAAGAATTTTTAGATAAAGAAAAAATATATTCTGTTCAAATCAAATCGTTTGTAGATAATAACGTGACCTTAGCTTCAGAATCATTAACAAACACCTTGTTTGTAAAAACAAATCCGTTTTACTCGTATTCCTTAGGTAATTTTGAAACTATTGAAGAAGCAAGATCATTCCGGTATCAACTGGTGAAAATGGGCTTTGATGATGCCTTTGTGGCATCCTACCAAAATGGGAAACGCATACAAATAGAAGACCCTTACTAGATTGACAAAATTTAAAGCATGGTTAAACGCAGCAAGACTGCGTACTTTACCATTATCTATCTCTGGAATTATTGTGGGTGCCGCATTAGGCGATTTCTACGGATACCAAAACTGGACCATTTTTGTTCTGGCACTCTTTACTACAATAGGGTTTCAAGTTACTTCTAACTTCGCAAATGATTATGGTGACGGTGTAAAAGGAACAGACAACGAAGAAAGAGTAGGTCCTAAAAGAGCATTGCAAAGTGGTATTTTAACTAGAGAAGAATTAAAAAAAGGAATTATCGTTTCTATTATTATCGATTTATTTCTTTCCATCACCTTGTTAATTGTAGCTTTTGGGTTAGAAAATTACCTGTTAATTTTATTGTTTTTTGGTATGGCGCTTGCTAGTGTTTGGGCAGCCATAAAATATACAGTAGGGACTTCAGCATATGGCTATAGAGGTTTAGGAGATCTTTTTGTTTTTATCTTTTTTGGTTTGCTAGCCGTATTAGGTTCACTATTTTTATTTACTAAATTCTTAACTTTTTCATCTATATTGCCTGCAATAGCCATTGGTTTATTGAGTACAGCCGTGTTAAACTTAAATAATCTTAGAGATGCTATTTCAGATAAAAATGCGGGTAAAAATACTTTAGTTGTTAAAATGGGGTATGCCAATGGTAAGATTTATCATTATGCGCTTTTGATTTTTTCATTTTTAAGCATGATGGGTTTTATAGTCGTAAACTACACAGCTTGGTATAATCTTATTCCTCTAATCCTGTTTATTCCGATTGTTTTACATGCAAAACGTGTTTCTAAAACAACAGAACCTTATTTATTAGATCCTGAACTAAAGAAAGTGGCCTTAAATACATTTTTTCTTGCCGTTATCTTTTATTTAAGTTTTAATATTTTTTCGTAGCTTTGGCTTACATAACTTTAATAAACTAAAACCAAATTTGGAGCAGCCCATTAAAATTCTTATAGTAGAAGATAACGTGATCATTGCTGATGATATGCAATCAATGTTAGAGGAGATTGGTTATGAGATTGTTGATAATGTTATCGTTTATGAACAAGCGATAGAAGTACTAAAAACAAAGCAAGTAGATCTTGTTTTGATTGATATTATTCTTGCTTCTGATAAAACAGGAATAGATTTAGGAAAACACATTAGAGAAAAATATAATATTCCTTTCATCTTCGTAACATCAAACTCAGATAGAGCAACTGTAGAAAATGCAAAAACCGTAAAACCAAACGGGTATCTTGTAAAGCCTTTTGAGCAGCAAGATTTGTATACGTCTATAGAAATTGCATTATCAAGTTTTAATTATAATGAGAAAGCATCAGAAAATAATAATGCACCTACAGAAGAGGTTCCTGATGATAAACTAGTATCGAACAGCGTTCTTAAAGATTCTATTTTTGTTAAAAAGCAACATCTTTATTATAGAATTCAGTTTGGTGATATACAGTTTATAAAAGCGGACAACGTATACCTTGAAGTAAATACAGTAGATAAGAAGTTCTTAGTGCGTTCTCCTCTAAAAGATTACTTAGAGAAGTTACCGTCAAACAAGTTTTATAGAGCTCATAAATCCTATATTGTTAATGTAGATCATATTGAAGCCATTAACTCTAAAGATATTTTAATCAATAATAATTTAATACCGATCTCTAAAGAGTTTAAGGAGTTTATTATTTCGGCGATGAATTCTTAGTAGTAAGAATTTATTAAATGATTATTTAAAGCTGATTAATATATTAATCAGCTTTTTTTTGTTTAAAAAAGAACGATGAAATACAAGTGAAAAACAAAAAAGGATTGTTTACCACATAAATTTAAGGGTACACAACAAAATGAATGCCACTTTGAAGGATAGCTATACCTTTGGGACATGATTAAATAAAAGATCCCAAATCTTATCATTTTCATAATCAAATATTAAGACCGAACAATCAGTTGTTCGGTCTTTTTAATTTATGGCTAATCTATTTCCAGTTTAAGGGAATAAGGACTAATTTTGATTTTTTGTTAATTAAATTCATTTTATACACAACATAAAGCTTTAAATTGACAACATAATAACTGTAATTATCAGTAATTACAGTATGTTTGAAAGACACATCATACCATAAACTAATAATATTAAGACGCGCATGCACTTTAACCATATAAAACTGCTTTGTAAGAAGACACTCTTACAGTTTTTATTTCTTTTTCTATGTGCCGCTGTCTTCGGCCAAGAAAATAGAAATGATGATGTAAATTCATACAAAGCCTTTCAGAATGCTAGTAATGCATCGGAGCGCTATACTGTTTTTTTTAACTCTCACAATAGATACAATCAAACGTCTCCTTTTGATTGGAAAAAAACACTAGAAGAATATCTGACGGAAGCCGAAGACTCAAAAGACTCCATTGAGATCTTTCAGTACAAAGCCATGCAAAGTCAAGTATTTTTTGATTTAGGAGAATATTCTAAAAGTGTAGAATTGGCAAACAATCTCTATCAGACCAATGAAAATATGTCTGTCCCCGAGAAAAAAATATTATTAGAACTTCTAGATAAAAGCTACGAGAAACTTAAGCTTTATATAAAACAATCAGAAGTACGTAAAGAAAGAAAGGAATTAGGGATTTCAGAAAATATTATTTTTTATGATATCTATTCTAATTTAGGATTGCCTAATAAGGCAATGACAGACTATATTCAGGAAGTAAGTAAAACTATTGATCCAAAAGATTATTATGCAAATGCTGTTTATAATAATAATGTAGGCCATTATTTATGGCTAGACAAATCTCCACCAACTGCAATCACTAAGTTTAAAAGTGCAGAATCCTTCGTTAACCTTTACCTCAATGACGTCATGCTTGCTAAAACAGAGGACGATGTAATTAAAGGTAATCTGTTGAAAGGTATTATCGCGGGGAATATAGGTAAGTGTTATGCAGATTTGAAAAATTTTAAGGATGCTATTTTTTATCTCAATAAAAGTATCGATGCTATTAATGAGTTTAAAATGGGATCTTATTCTTCTAGTCTTATAGAGAATACCTTATACCTAGCAGATTGCGAACTTCAAACAAATGAACTTAAGAGTGCTAAAAAATTATTAGATAAAGATTTTAAATATGTAGAATCAGAACATCAAGTAAAAAGGAATAGGTTGTTGGCGGCGTATTATGATAAAGTGGCCGATTTTTCAACAGCATCATTCTATTACAAAAAGAATATTAGACTGTTAGATTCTGTAGCCTCCAATGAAAGAATAATTACCGGACAACAATTAGAAGCCTTAGTACAATCAGATTTAGAAAATTCTAAAGCCATGTACCGAGAGTCTAAAGAAAGTTTAGAGCTAAAGAGTAAAGAATTAGATGCGTTAGATAACAAAATAAGCTACATCTATATTTCTTTAATATTTACACTTTTAGGTTTTGCAGGCTTAGTCTATGCTTATTTACGAAGTATTAAAGTACAGCGAATTATTGTGCAGCAAAAACATATTATAGAAGCTTCACTGGTAGAAAAAGATTCGTTGTTAAAGGAAATTCATCACCGGGTTA encodes:
- a CDS encoding SPOR domain-containing protein is translated as MPFIEESDLLDLHKDIDKAQILNERLLDQIKFKNKELKRNKIQRNILAGVTSVFLLGIFALYVFNAGRRSSAPDSTNNKLVVYDLDSLDAIKSRMDNLKLKNEELSNVKEFYLAKEFLDKEKIYSVQIKSFVDNNVTLASESLTNTLFVKTNPFYSYSLGNFETIEEARSFRYQLVKMGFDDAFVASYQNGKRIQIEDPY
- the menA gene encoding 1,4-dihydroxy-2-naphthoate octaprenyltransferase, translating into MTKFKAWLNAARLRTLPLSISGIIVGAALGDFYGYQNWTIFVLALFTTIGFQVTSNFANDYGDGVKGTDNEERVGPKRALQSGILTREELKKGIIVSIIIDLFLSITLLIVAFGLENYLLILLFFGMALASVWAAIKYTVGTSAYGYRGLGDLFVFIFFGLLAVLGSLFLFTKFLTFSSILPAIAIGLLSTAVLNLNNLRDAISDKNAGKNTLVVKMGYANGKIYHYALLIFSFLSMMGFIVVNYTAWYNLIPLILFIPIVLHAKRVSKTTEPYLLDPELKKVALNTFFLAVIFYLSFNIFS
- a CDS encoding LytTR family DNA-binding domain-containing protein, translating into MEQPIKILIVEDNVIIADDMQSMLEEIGYEIVDNVIVYEQAIEVLKTKQVDLVLIDIILASDKTGIDLGKHIREKYNIPFIFVTSNSDRATVENAKTVKPNGYLVKPFEQQDLYTSIEIALSSFNYNEKASENNNAPTEEVPDDKLVSNSVLKDSIFVKKQHLYYRIQFGDIQFIKADNVYLEVNTVDKKFLVRSPLKDYLEKLPSNKFYRAHKSYIVNVDHIEAINSKDILINNNLIPISKEFKEFIISAMNS
- a CDS encoding sensor histidine kinase; protein product: MHFNHIKLLCKKTLLQFLFLFLCAAVFGQENRNDDVNSYKAFQNASNASERYTVFFNSHNRYNQTSPFDWKKTLEEYLTEAEDSKDSIEIFQYKAMQSQVFFDLGEYSKSVELANNLYQTNENMSVPEKKILLELLDKSYEKLKLYIKQSEVRKERKELGISENIIFYDIYSNLGLPNKAMTDYIQEVSKTIDPKDYYANAVYNNNVGHYLWLDKSPPTAITKFKSAESFVNLYLNDVMLAKTEDDVIKGNLLKGIIAGNIGKCYADLKNFKDAIFYLNKSIDAINEFKMGSYSSSLIENTLYLADCELQTNELKSAKKLLDKDFKYVESEHQVKRNRLLAAYYDKVADFSTASFYYKKNIRLLDSVASNERIITGQQLEALVQSDLENSKAMYRESKESLELKSKELDALDNKISYIYISLIFTLLGFAGLVYAYLRSIKVQRIIVQQKHIIEASLVEKDSLLKEIHHRVKNNLQMVSSLLSLQTKNTKSKAAIEALEEGKSRVKAMALIHQKLYQNDDLSVIEMQGYIESLVNSIQSVYKKGGHKININIDAEGIELDIDRAIPFGLILNELVSNSFKYGFPEDDGNGKIYIHLRKTTEEGGGYFEYSDNGVGMPSDMEERAGESMGIRLMNRLVNQLQSTLNIDKVEEGVKFWFNFK